The following coding sequences are from one Eucalyptus grandis isolate ANBG69807.140 chromosome 11, ASM1654582v1, whole genome shotgun sequence window:
- the LOC120289861 gene encoding uncharacterized protein LOC120289861 has translation MASHKEVCMAKWTEPLTNELVSLLVIEVTKGNGITYTFYKTGWNNIHAEFNKRTRLHFSIIQLKNMVNKLKKQYSSFKKLLLQSGFGWDNINNKVAVDDQSVWESHIKNNSKWAQFRNDGFPQYPDLCIVFGDTYATGDYAAGNAEEVVEYAKEVVLSSERDDNGGDNGDGGSGYAISDPEECDEQHIDEEVFIPDTTTTSNLKKYKQDRTPNSKMRRKSNRYDVSDTYKVIQEMIKIRTAQSISGSVISDAPSIVDPYSTAAMIAVLNSMLDL, from the exons ATGGCTTCCCACAAAGAGGTTTGTATGGCAAAGTGGACTGAGCCTTTGACCAATGAGCTTGTAAGCTTGTTGGTAATAGAGGTAACAAAGGGAAATGGCATCACTTATACCTTCTACAAAACAGGATGGAATAACATACATGCCGAATTCAATAAACGGACGAGACTCCACTTTAGTATAATTCAGTTGAAGAACATGGTCAACAAACTGAAGAAACAGTATAGCAGTTTCAAGAAACTTTTATTGCAATCTGGATTTGGATGGGATAATATAAACAATAAGGTTGCTGTGGATGATCAAAGTGTGTGGGAGTCTCACATCAAG AATAATAGCAAATGGGCTCAATTCAGAAATGATGGGTTTCCTCAGTATCCTGATTTATGTATCGtgtttggtgatacatatgctactggAGACTATGCAGCAGGAAATGCAGAAGAAGTGGTAGAATATGCTAAAGAAGTGGTATTGTCCTCTGAGAGAGATGACAATGGTGGTGACAATGGTGACGGTGGTAGTGGTTATGCAATAAGTGATCCAGAGGAATGTGATGAACAACATATTGATGAGGAGGTCTTCATACCTGATACGACTACTACCTCAAATCTTAAGAAATACAAGCAGGATAGGACTCCAAATTCtaagatgaggaggaagagtAACAGATATGATGTTAGTGACACCTACAAAGTCAttcaagaaatgattaaaatcaGGACTGCTCAATCAATAAGTGGCTCTGTGATCTCAGATGCCCCATCAATTGTAGATCCCTACTCCACAGCAGCCATGATTGCCGTCTTAAATAGTATGCTTGATTTATAG